The proteins below are encoded in one region of Planctopirus limnophila DSM 3776:
- a CDS encoding SGNH/GDSL hydrolase family protein codes for MPHAVLLGDSIFDNAAYVAEGSPVIEHLRKRSPTDWQATLLARDGAVVENVPRQLQAIPDGTTHLVLSAGGNNALESAPLFRASGADLPALLDDLAEMQRQFQSEYRQLLRLLAHRISNIVVCTIYDAIPGLPDTDRMGLSLFNDIIVREAVLAGFPVLDLRLICDEDRDYSSISPIEPSEIGGSKIARAIALILRSHDFSLGRTVIYS; via the coding sequence ATGCCCCATGCCGTGCTGCTTGGCGATTCGATTTTCGATAATGCGGCTTACGTGGCCGAAGGTTCGCCGGTGATTGAGCACTTACGGAAAAGGTCGCCGACAGACTGGCAGGCCACACTTCTCGCCCGCGATGGAGCCGTCGTGGAGAATGTTCCCCGGCAATTGCAAGCCATTCCTGATGGGACTACCCATCTGGTACTCAGTGCCGGAGGCAACAACGCTCTCGAAAGTGCCCCACTCTTCCGTGCCAGCGGAGCGGATCTGCCAGCACTCCTTGATGACCTGGCGGAAATGCAGCGACAGTTTCAATCGGAATACCGCCAGCTACTTCGTCTGCTGGCTCACCGCATTTCGAACATTGTCGTCTGCACGATCTATGACGCCATCCCGGGTTTGCCGGACACGGATCGGATGGGATTGTCTCTGTTCAACGATATCATCGTTCGCGAGGCGGTCTTGGCGGGATTTCCAGTGCTCGACCTGCGGCTGATCTGCGACGAAGATCGTGACTACTCTTCCATCTCCCCGATCGAACCATCAGAGATCGGAGGATCAAAAATTGCCCGTGCGATCGCTTTGATTCTACGCAGCCATGATTTCTCACTGGGTAGAACCGTGATTTACTCCTAG
- a CDS encoding 6-pyruvoyl trahydropterin synthase family protein: MPEFRVRVTKDHLVFSAAHFITFNGNICERLHGHNWRVAVELTGPLDENSYVFDFIALRDATQKLVHELDHKVLLPLQHPTIKVEVGPKEVEAKFEDRRWVFPLEDCALLPIANTTAELLADWFAKHLCEVVRAWPGQQVKYVQAEVEENFGQWGICKVEV; encoded by the coding sequence ATGCCCGAATTCCGCGTTCGCGTGACCAAAGATCATCTCGTTTTCAGTGCGGCCCACTTCATCACCTTCAACGGCAACATCTGCGAGCGGCTCCACGGCCACAACTGGCGAGTCGCCGTCGAATTGACTGGCCCGCTCGATGAAAACAGCTATGTCTTCGATTTTATTGCACTCCGGGATGCGACGCAGAAGCTCGTCCACGAGCTGGATCACAAAGTCCTTTTGCCGCTCCAGCATCCGACCATCAAAGTCGAAGTTGGTCCGAAAGAAGTCGAAGCGAAGTTCGAGGATCGCCGCTGGGTCTTCCCGCTGGAAGACTGCGCCCTGCTCCCAATCGCCAACACGACGGCCGAACTTCTCGCCGACTGGTTCGCAAAGCACTTGTGCGAAGTCGTCCGCGCATGGCCGGGCCAGCAGGTGAAGTACGTACAGGCAGAAGTCGAAGAAAACTTCGGCCAATGGGGGATTTGCAAGGTCGAGGTGTAG
- a CDS encoding FAD-dependent oxidoreductase: MIQTQCCVVGGGPAGLMLGCLLARSGVKVIVLEKHGDFFRDFRGDTIHPSTLELLYELGQLDAFRSQVPHQEYPSLKVVLDGHVFDGPDFTTLPTHCKFMAIAPQWDFLNFLAEYASKFETFQLMMNTEAKDLVFENGEIVGVKAIHDGEEYEIRADLVVAADGRGSRLRTQADLSVQEIGVPIDVLWYHLPKTMEDPQGHVLGRVGNGQMMVTIDRGDYFQCGTVIGKGKLNQIQADGLEAFREKVVQLAPFLEEATRSIKSWDQVKLLSVQINRLDEWARPGFLCIGDSAHAMSPAGGVGVNMAIQDAVATSNLLGEKLREGKVTLDDLHLVQLRREKPVKFIQKIQAFAHAKIFNPNEGFRAKGVGMWIFRWMIFFMANPVRRRMARMIGLGPLPEHIETAEYHS, from the coding sequence ATGATTCAGACGCAATGCTGCGTGGTGGGTGGCGGGCCGGCCGGCCTGATGCTGGGCTGCCTGCTGGCACGCTCAGGAGTCAAAGTCATCGTGCTGGAAAAGCATGGCGATTTCTTCCGGGATTTCCGGGGAGATACCATCCATCCTTCCACTCTCGAACTCCTCTACGAACTGGGGCAACTGGATGCGTTCCGCTCCCAGGTTCCTCACCAGGAGTACCCGAGTCTCAAGGTGGTACTCGATGGCCACGTCTTTGATGGGCCTGATTTCACCACCTTGCCGACACATTGTAAGTTCATGGCAATTGCTCCCCAGTGGGATTTTCTCAACTTCCTGGCCGAATACGCCTCGAAATTTGAGACCTTCCAACTGATGATGAACACCGAAGCGAAAGACCTGGTGTTCGAGAATGGGGAGATCGTGGGAGTGAAAGCGATCCACGACGGCGAAGAGTATGAAATCCGTGCCGATCTCGTAGTCGCTGCCGATGGTCGCGGCTCGCGATTACGTACCCAGGCCGACTTGAGCGTGCAGGAAATCGGTGTCCCCATCGACGTCTTGTGGTACCACCTGCCTAAAACCATGGAGGACCCGCAAGGCCATGTCCTCGGTCGAGTGGGCAACGGCCAGATGATGGTCACGATTGATCGTGGAGATTACTTCCAGTGCGGCACAGTGATTGGTAAAGGCAAGCTGAACCAGATTCAGGCCGATGGCCTGGAAGCTTTCCGCGAGAAGGTGGTGCAACTGGCCCCATTTCTGGAAGAAGCCACGAGATCGATCAAGAGCTGGGATCAGGTCAAACTGCTCTCCGTCCAGATCAATCGGCTCGATGAGTGGGCCAGACCTGGCTTCCTTTGTATTGGAGATTCCGCCCACGCCATGTCGCCAGCCGGTGGCGTCGGTGTGAACATGGCCATTCAGGATGCCGTGGCGACATCAAACCTGCTGGGAGAAAAGCTCCGCGAAGGGAAAGTGACACTGGACGATCTGCATCTGGTGCAACTGCGCCGTGAGAAGCCCGTGAAGTTTATCCAGAAAATCCAGGCTTTCGCTCATGCGAAAATCTTCAACCCCAATGAAGGTTTTCGCGCCAAAGGGGTGGGCATGTGGATCTTCCGCTGGATGATCTTCTTCATGGCGAATCCCGTGCGCCGACGCATGGCCCGCATGATCGGCCTGGGCCCCTTGCCAGAACACATCGAAACTGCCGAATACCACTCATGA
- the sucC gene encoding ADP-forming succinate--CoA ligase subunit beta, with translation MKIHEFQAKELLAKAGVAVPRGIVAKTPEEAQAAYGQLGTAVAVVKSQIHAGGRGKGRFKEQPEQPGVVLVKSAEDAAANASRMLGNTLVTIQTGEEGKKVQTLLVEQGLKIAREIYAACVVDREVAGPVIIVSSEGGMDIEEVAAHHPEKILTEAFDPVYGLEGYQARKLAFALGLEGNALKNAEKFFRQLSKFFLDNDCSMAEINPLVVTEEGELLALDAKVTFDDNALFRHQNVLAYRDLAEEEPSEIEAQKWGLSYVKLDGNLGCLVNGAGLAMSTMDLIKLHGGEPANFLDVGGGANVDQVTEAFRIILADKNVKGILVNIFGGIMKCDTIVTALLTAYDKIGIQVPLVVRLEGTNVELARKMLAESGKKITAGLDLTDAAKKAVASIA, from the coding sequence ATGAAGATTCACGAGTTTCAGGCAAAAGAACTTCTGGCCAAAGCCGGAGTGGCTGTACCACGCGGAATTGTCGCCAAGACACCTGAAGAGGCTCAGGCCGCTTACGGTCAACTGGGAACAGCAGTCGCTGTCGTTAAATCGCAGATTCATGCGGGTGGTCGAGGGAAGGGTCGGTTTAAAGAGCAGCCCGAGCAGCCCGGGGTGGTGCTGGTGAAGTCGGCTGAGGATGCAGCTGCCAATGCCAGTCGCATGCTGGGCAATACCCTCGTGACGATCCAGACGGGTGAAGAGGGTAAGAAAGTTCAGACGCTGCTGGTCGAGCAGGGTCTGAAGATTGCACGCGAGATCTACGCCGCCTGTGTGGTTGATCGCGAAGTGGCCGGCCCTGTCATCATTGTCTCTTCGGAAGGGGGCATGGATATCGAAGAGGTGGCGGCCCATCATCCGGAGAAGATTCTCACCGAAGCGTTTGATCCCGTCTATGGTCTGGAAGGCTATCAGGCCCGCAAGCTGGCTTTTGCTCTGGGGCTGGAAGGGAATGCTCTCAAGAATGCCGAAAAGTTCTTCCGGCAGCTTTCGAAGTTCTTCCTCGATAACGATTGCAGCATGGCGGAAATCAATCCGCTGGTCGTGACGGAAGAAGGTGAACTGCTGGCTCTCGATGCCAAGGTGACGTTTGACGACAACGCACTTTTCCGCCATCAGAACGTGCTGGCTTATCGAGATCTGGCCGAAGAAGAGCCTTCGGAAATCGAAGCTCAGAAGTGGGGACTGAGCTACGTCAAGCTTGACGGCAATCTTGGTTGCCTCGTGAATGGTGCCGGGCTGGCGATGTCGACCATGGATTTGATCAAGCTGCACGGCGGTGAGCCAGCCAACTTCCTCGATGTGGGTGGTGGTGCCAATGTGGATCAGGTGACGGAAGCCTTCCGCATTATCCTCGCTGATAAGAACGTCAAAGGGATTCTGGTCAATATCTTCGGTGGCATTATGAAGTGCGACACGATTGTGACAGCACTTTTGACGGCCTACGACAAGATTGGCATTCAGGTGCCGCTGGTGGTTCGGCTCGAAGGAACCAATGTGGAACTGGCCCGCAAGATGTTGGCGGAAAGTGGCAAGAAGATCACGGCAGGTCTGGATCTGACTGACGCTGCCAAAAAGGCCGTCGCTTCGATTGCGTAA
- the sucD gene encoding succinate--CoA ligase subunit alpha, with product MSILVDKNTKIICQGITGKAGLFHSQQCRAYAKEHRPGENVFVGGVTPGKGGTTVDDFPVFNTVAEACAKTGANCSLIFVPPPFAADSILEAADAGIELIVCITEGIPVLDMARVKKALAFYPKSRLIGPNCPGVITPGVAKIGIMPGYIHKPGTVGLISKSGTLTYEATWQLGNLGLGQSTAVGIGGDPIIGTPYIELLEMFQNDPGTEAIMMIGEIGGNAEIKAAEYIKAHVTKPVAAFIAGQTAPPGKRMGHAGAIISGGAGTAEEKMAALEAAGVVVARSPGEMGVALKKAIDNRK from the coding sequence ATGTCGATCCTTGTGGATAAGAATACCAAGATCATTTGCCAGGGGATTACTGGCAAAGCCGGGCTGTTTCATAGTCAGCAGTGCCGGGCCTATGCCAAAGAGCATCGTCCTGGTGAAAATGTGTTTGTCGGCGGCGTGACTCCTGGTAAAGGGGGCACAACAGTCGATGATTTTCCGGTCTTTAATACAGTTGCTGAGGCCTGTGCCAAGACGGGTGCCAACTGCTCGCTGATTTTCGTACCACCACCCTTTGCAGCCGATTCCATTCTGGAAGCGGCTGATGCCGGGATCGAGCTGATTGTCTGTATTACTGAAGGAATTCCCGTGCTTGATATGGCGCGGGTGAAGAAGGCGTTGGCTTTCTATCCCAAATCGCGTCTGATCGGGCCGAACTGCCCGGGTGTGATCACTCCCGGTGTGGCGAAGATTGGCATTATGCCCGGCTACATTCATAAGCCTGGGACTGTGGGGCTGATCAGCAAGAGCGGTACGCTCACCTATGAAGCCACATGGCAACTGGGAAATCTGGGGTTAGGGCAATCGACAGCTGTCGGTATTGGTGGGGATCCCATCATCGGGACACCTTACATCGAGCTGCTCGAAATGTTCCAGAACGATCCGGGGACCGAAGCGATCATGATGATTGGCGAAATTGGTGGAAATGCCGAAATCAAGGCGGCGGAGTACATCAAGGCCCACGTGACCAAGCCAGTGGCGGCATTCATTGCTGGTCAGACCGCACCTCCTGGCAAGCGCATGGGTCATGCGGGGGCGATTATCTCGGGTGGTGCAGGGACAGCCGAAGAAAAGATGGCGGCTCTGGAAGCTGCGGGTGTGGTTGTGGCACGCAGCCCAGGCGAAATGGGTGTGGCTTTGAAGAAAGCGATCGACAATCGCAAGTAG
- a CDS encoding potassium channel family protein has translation MSTTSHPPEVLAASPARQNSGSPSKPRALPIRYSTFELLGSLILLFLAAPFLERMPQKDLIESVLITLVMTMAIIAVSEKKSALIVALSLAIPTLAMKWINHFSPRLLGPEIHLVTTTIFFLYVIAQLLKYIVRAPQVDQRVVCAAICGYLMLGMAWIPLYMLADDLAISGVAFQFSTPSEPDHRMHAFNALYFSFITLTTAGYGDIIPISPLARMLAMIEAITGVFYMAILVSRLVSVYSTLPPHEPKTAPAHPDAE, from the coding sequence ATGAGCACAACCTCCCATCCCCCTGAAGTTCTCGCAGCCAGTCCTGCAAGGCAAAATTCAGGCTCCCCATCGAAACCCAGAGCTTTGCCGATTCGTTATTCGACTTTCGAACTGCTGGGCTCGCTCATACTGCTCTTTCTGGCAGCGCCATTTCTCGAACGCATGCCACAGAAAGATCTGATTGAATCCGTACTCATCACACTCGTGATGACCATGGCCATCATTGCCGTCTCCGAAAAGAAATCGGCATTGATTGTGGCCTTATCACTGGCCATCCCGACGCTGGCTATGAAGTGGATCAATCACTTTTCGCCCCGACTCCTCGGCCCGGAAATTCATCTGGTCACGACCACGATTTTCTTTCTGTACGTGATTGCCCAATTGCTGAAGTACATCGTGAGAGCACCTCAGGTCGACCAGCGCGTCGTCTGCGCAGCCATTTGTGGCTATCTCATGCTCGGCATGGCCTGGATCCCGCTCTACATGCTCGCAGATGATCTGGCGATCAGTGGCGTCGCCTTTCAGTTCAGCACACCGAGCGAACCCGACCACCGGATGCATGCGTTCAATGCCCTCTACTTCAGCTTCATCACTCTGACAACAGCCGGCTATGGCGATATTATTCCCATCTCACCACTGGCACGCATGCTGGCCATGATCGAAGCGATTACGGGCGTCTTCTACATGGCGATTCTCGTGTCGCGGCTGGTTTCCGTCTATTCGACCTTACCGCCGCATGAGCCGAAGACAGCACCCGCACATCCAGACGCAGAGTAA
- a CDS encoding ROK family protein has protein sequence MIAASHDDGYWLGFDLGGTKMHAGLFDRKLQPVGHRRKKTRGHEGAEAGVERICNSIEKLLVELDVSVSQLRGIAVGCPGPLDLDKGIIVESPNLGWKNVPLKDILEKRFGCEATILNDVDAGVYGEHRFGAGSGARTTLGVFPGTGIGAGLVYEGRIYRGRKSSCLELGHIPVVPNGAMCGCGRRGCLETVASRLAMSAEIAKAAYRGQAPHLMRVAGTDLANIRSGTLAEAISDGDTVVEKIVRDGAHHLGVAIAGTVNLLLPDVIVLGGGLVEALPKLFLEEVQNALGSHIMPAYEGAVEVKVAKLGDDAGALGAAAWIRHLVEEKTAKN, from the coding sequence ATGATTGCAGCCTCGCATGATGATGGATACTGGCTGGGGTTTGATTTAGGCGGCACAAAAATGCATGCCGGTCTGTTTGACCGCAAGCTGCAACCTGTGGGCCACCGGAGAAAGAAAACCCGCGGGCATGAAGGTGCCGAAGCGGGTGTGGAGCGAATTTGCAACAGCATTGAAAAGCTGCTTGTGGAACTGGATGTCTCAGTTTCTCAATTGCGCGGGATCGCAGTAGGCTGCCCGGGGCCGTTGGATCTCGACAAGGGAATCATTGTCGAGTCTCCGAATCTGGGTTGGAAGAATGTGCCACTGAAGGACATTCTGGAAAAGCGATTTGGTTGCGAGGCCACCATTCTCAATGATGTTGACGCCGGTGTGTATGGCGAGCATCGCTTTGGAGCAGGTTCCGGTGCCCGCACGACTTTGGGAGTTTTTCCTGGGACAGGGATCGGTGCAGGTCTCGTCTATGAGGGTCGAATTTACCGCGGTCGCAAGTCGTCTTGTCTGGAATTGGGGCACATTCCGGTGGTGCCCAATGGGGCCATGTGCGGTTGTGGCCGCCGAGGATGCCTGGAAACGGTCGCGAGTCGACTGGCGATGTCGGCAGAGATTGCCAAGGCGGCCTATCGAGGGCAGGCCCCCCATCTGATGAGGGTTGCAGGAACGGACCTGGCGAACATTCGCAGTGGAACATTGGCCGAGGCCATCAGCGATGGTGATACAGTGGTGGAGAAGATTGTTCGCGATGGCGCCCACCATCTGGGCGTAGCGATTGCAGGAACTGTCAACCTGCTGCTTCCCGATGTGATTGTATTGGGCGGGGGGTTGGTGGAGGCATTGCCCAAGCTCTTCCTGGAAGAAGTTCAAAATGCATTGGGATCTCATATCATGCCCGCCTACGAAGGGGCTGTCGAAGTTAAAGTTGCCAAGCTGGGAGATGATGCCGGTGCACTGGGTGCTGCCGCCTGGATTCGTCATCTCGTCGAAGAGAAAACTGCCAAGAATTGA
- a CDS encoding triphosphoribosyl-dephospho-CoA synthase has translation MQVFQEITETLSRWHQKQARKIEKAVENQTLLLGEAIQLACLIEATSRKAGNVHPWASFDDLSYVDFCHAGESLAKFGSQLALNPQPSQETPGSLGTWIEQAVAASHSSSTSNVNLGIVLLIAPLAMTWRTGMTPRTDTTLTNWQEAVARLIATSTTADAAAMYRAIMAAKPGGLGKSATQDVRETPTVTLQEAMHLARDRDQIAACYDDGFASLFQHWLPRLSQWIDELSKANAESCCLTSSWEFPPAAWEVATIGLQLELLAHHGDSLIARKLGPEFHSEVSLQAQKILEADWPYTATGWQLYHTFDQWLRADGHQRNPGTTADIIAATWFVYLRMVLSP, from the coding sequence ATGCAAGTTTTTCAAGAGATCACGGAAACTCTTTCTCGCTGGCACCAGAAACAGGCCAGAAAGATCGAAAAAGCCGTTGAGAACCAGACCCTTCTCCTCGGCGAGGCCATACAACTGGCGTGCCTCATCGAGGCGACCTCACGCAAAGCCGGGAATGTGCATCCCTGGGCATCATTTGACGACCTTTCCTACGTCGATTTCTGCCATGCAGGCGAATCACTGGCAAAGTTCGGTAGCCAGCTTGCGCTAAATCCCCAGCCGAGCCAGGAAACCCCCGGCTCACTCGGAACGTGGATTGAACAGGCCGTGGCTGCATCGCACAGTTCCTCGACATCCAATGTGAACCTCGGGATCGTCCTGCTGATCGCTCCCTTGGCCATGACCTGGCGAACTGGCATGACCCCGCGAACTGATACAACACTGACGAACTGGCAGGAGGCTGTTGCCCGCTTAATCGCCACATCAACCACCGCCGATGCAGCCGCCATGTACCGGGCAATTATGGCAGCCAAACCCGGCGGGCTCGGAAAAAGTGCCACACAGGATGTGAGAGAAACTCCCACCGTGACACTCCAGGAGGCCATGCATCTCGCTCGGGATCGTGATCAGATTGCCGCCTGCTATGACGACGGTTTCGCCAGCCTGTTCCAGCATTGGTTGCCACGCTTAAGCCAGTGGATCGATGAGCTGAGCAAAGCGAATGCGGAATCCTGCTGTCTGACCTCAAGCTGGGAGTTTCCACCCGCTGCGTGGGAAGTCGCCACCATCGGATTACAACTGGAACTGCTGGCACACCACGGCGATTCTCTGATTGCTCGCAAACTGGGGCCTGAGTTCCATTCCGAGGTTTCCCTACAGGCCCAAAAGATCCTGGAAGCCGACTGGCCCTATACTGCCACTGGCTGGCAGCTCTATCATACTTTTGACCAATGGCTGCGGGCAGACGGCCACCAACGCAACCCAGGCACCACCGCCGACATCATCGCCGCCACCTGGTTCGTTTACCTTCGCATGGTTTTATCTCCGTAG